agaaatttttgaacatttttcaaaaatcttgtGATGTCTTCTAGCTAggagaaacaataaaattttagggTTTTATAAGTTGTGTGTTcctagttttgtgtgtgtgtgtgtgtgtgtgtgtgtgtggaatgttttgttttcctttagggCAGGAGTCCTCTCACAATTTCTACACTACTGGGTGATAACTACCACATACACATTTGTAGTAGGAATTTAGgagaattttataataattttgcaTAGAGTAAGTAATACTTGATTTTGTGTTTGGGTGTAGATGGTAACATTTTCAGTCTGCCTGCCTGTTCCATCCAGGACCCTAACTGGCTATAAAGTTCATTATTCAGGATTCATAGCATTTGAAGATTCATtgtggtgtccttataaaaaattAGTGTCCCTTCCACCTCTTCCCTTAAGGTGCTTTAGGATCTTGGTGTCTGTTCCAATCTGAGACGACAACAGTAAGATGAAAAAAGGGCAACGTCATGGTAGGCAGCTCTTAGTTGCTAGAGAAGTTAGGTCACTTAGTTATGAGATCAATGAATTTTTGTTCTTAgttcaaaatgataaatattctcATGACTTTACATATCAGATGTGCTAGTATAGATTGCTCTTTCCTGTGGAactgaagtatattttaaaagttttttttttttctttttataaagaatgTCTTATTGCGCCGTTTTGCTAGACTGAAAGTTTCCTCATCACTTGGTGAGACCCTCCTCTAATTCAatctttgtcttttgtctttgctGCCTTGCAGGGTTGGTACAGTAGGCTTCACTAACTTAGCTGCAACTCAGAATTTCTCCTCCAGCACCTGAGTAAATGCTGATGGTCTTGTGGAGAGTGGATTAAGAGTACGAGCTAAGTTCTCAATCCCAATTAAGAAGCGGAGGAAAATTTAAACTGTCTCCTTCAAAGTTTATCACAACCACCACCATCAAGACAGCAAACCAAAGGACAAAGACTTTGACCTGCTGTGTTGCTCTGTGTAGTCCAGTTCACGTATGGTTTACAGACTTGGCTGGGGTtactaatgagtaaataaaaagtCGGACACTTCTGTCATTGGACACTTTTATTCACAAAGTTACCAAAATGAGGGCTGTACTGGAGACAGCAGACATTGCCATAGTGGCCCTGTATTTTATCCTGGTCATGTGCATTGGTTTTTTTGCCATGTGGAAATCTAATAGAAGCACCGTGAGTGGATACTTCCTGGCGGGGCGCTCTATGACCTGGGTAGCAATTGGTGCCTCTCTGTTTGTGAGCAATATTGGGAGTGAGCACTTCATTGGGCTGGCAGGATCTGGAGCTGCAAGTGGATTTGCAGTGGGCGCATGGGAATTCAATGCCTTACTGCTTTTGCAACTTCTGGGATGGGTTTTCATCCCGATTTACATCCGGTCAGGGGTATACACCATGCCTGAATACTTGTCCAAGCGATTTGGTGGCCATAGGATTCAGGTCTATTTTGCAGCCTTGTCTCTGATTCTCTATATCTTCACCAAGCTCTCAGTGGATCTGTATTCGGGTGCCCTCTTTATCCAGGAGTCTTTGGGTTGGAACCTCTATGTGTCTGTCATCCTGCTCATTGGCATGACTGCTTTGCTGACTGTCACCGGAGGCCTTGTTGCAGTGATCTACACAGACACTCTACAGGCTCTGCTTATGATCGTTGGGGCACTCACACTTATGATAATTAGCATGATGGAGATTGGCGGGTTTGAGGAAGTTAAGAGAAGGTACATGTTGGCCTCACCCAATGTTACTTCCATCTTGTTGACATACAACCTTTCCAACACAAATTCTTGTAATGTCCACCCTAAGAAAGATGCACTGAAAATGTTGCGGAATCCAACAGATGAAGATGTTCCTTGGCCTGGATTTGTTCTTGGGCAGACCCCAGCTTCAGTATGGTACTGGTGTGCTGACCAAGTCATCGTGCAGAGAGTCTTAGCAGCTAAAAACATTGCTCATGCCAAAGGCTCTACTCTTATGGCTGGCTTCTTGAAGCTGCTGCCAATGTTTATCATAGTTGTCCCAGGAATGATTTCCAGAATACTGTTTGCTGATGATATAGCTTGCATCAACCCAGAGCACTGCATGCAAGTATGTGGAAGCAGAGCTGGGTGCTCTAATATTGCTTACCCACGCCTGGTGATGAAGCTGGTTCCTGTGGGCCTCCGTGGCTTAATGATGGCGGTGATGATTGCAGCTCTGATGAGCGACTTGGACTCTATCTTTAACAGTGCCAGTACCATATTTACCCTTGACGTGTACAAACTCATCCGCCGGAGCGCGAGCTCCCGGGAACTAATGATTGTGGGGAGGATATTTGTGGCTTTTATGGTGGTGATCAGCATTGCATGGGTGCCAATCATCGTGGAGATGCAAGGAGGCCAGATGTACCTTTACATTCAGGAGGTAGCTGATTACCTGACACCCCCAGTTGCGGCCCTTTTCCTTCTGGCAATTTTCTGGAAGCGCTGTAATGAGCAAGGGGCTTTCTATGGTGGAATGGCTGGCTTTGTTCTTGGAGCAGTCCGTTTGACACTGGCCTTTGCATACCGTGCCCCAGAATGTGACCAACCTGATAACAGGCCAGGCTTCATCAAAGACATCCATTACATGTATGTGGCCACAGCATTGTTTTGGGTCACAGGACTCATTACAGTAATTGTTAGCCTTCTGACACCACCTCCCACAAAGGAACAGATTCGTACCACCACCTTTTGGTCTAAGAAGAGCCTGGTGGTGAAGGAAAGCTGCTCCCCGAAAGATGAACCCTACAAAATGCAAGAGAAGAGCATTCTGAGGTGCAGTGAGAACAGTGAGGCCACCAACCACATCATTCCCAATGGGAAGTCGGAAGATAGCATCAAGGGCCTTCAGCCAGAAGATGTTAATCTGTTGGTGACCTGCAGAGAAGAGGGCAATCCAGTGGCTTCGTTAGGGCATTCAGAGGCAGAAACACCAGTAGATGCTTATTCCAATGGGCAAGCAGCTCTTAtgggtgagaaagagagaaagaaggaaacagaggatGGAGGCCGGTACTGGAAGTTCATAGATTGGTTCTGTGGCTTTAAAAGTAAGAGCCTCAGCAAGAGGAGTCTCAGAGACCTGATGGAGGAGGAGGCTGTTTGTTTACAAATGTTGGAAGAGCCTCCACAAGTTAAACTAATACTAAATATCGGACTTTTTGCTGTGTGTTCACTTGGaattttcatgtttgtttatttctccttatgAACTTTTTAAGGATATGATGAGACACTAACTTAAGAAAATACTggtctttggaaaacaaaacaaaacttatgtAACTGTTGCATCTCTCAGGCATTGTTTACGCTATAGGTTTTAGCCAAATTTTACTTAGCAGAAAAATCATCTATTTGCAAGACTTTATTTTCCCAGAGATGGACGAAAGTAAATTTTCAACCTAAATGAAGTAAAACTTGTTTAACAGACTGAATTGTGCAAATgtggtttaaaattttccataccAAAGTAAGGAGAGACCAATTATTCTCATAGAACATGTAGAGCAGAATATATGCTAAGATATTATGAATAAGGTATACTGTCTGCACTGCCAAATCTTGGTAGGCCTTCTTATCCTGAAGTAGAAGACTTGCTCATTTCAAagttttttctctgtctctgtaatCCCTCCTACCATTTAAAACTGAATTTGTAGACATTGTGTAATCAGTTGTGTAATGAAAATCTAATGTGCTTACGGGGTACTTGTGTCAGGACAAGTTAGTTCGTTTGCCAGGTTCATTTTGCTAGCATGAGCCTATGGATTCTGATtgccaaaagaaaggaagaagaatgtttttttttctgtagctattCTTGTACCACCAATATATGGACTGTTGGTAAAAAGTTTGTTctagttacttttttttctttttttttttctaattttgaccGGAGTTTAAGTGAACGATACTCAAATGACCACCAAGTCTGTCTTGATAAAGTTATGTCATGATTGTATTGTCAGATGGTTAGGGGAGAAAATGAAGTAAACATTGCTGATGATCCCCAGATTAATTGACCAAGTTAAGGTTATTTATATAGTTTGGGAATTAGCAGTCCTCAAGCAGTGTTTGATGAGCTTATGCTAAACAGGTGACTACTCATACTCCACTAAttctctagctttgttctttgtttttgtcatttggtAGCATTTTTTATTAGCCACATGCTTTTCCAAGTGGATTCAGTTGGAAGATATGTctagaaatttgaagaaaattgtCACTGCCTTTTGTGCTGGGTTGCCCTGCTTGATTAGATCATGCAATGTTGAAGTTAAGCTTTTGGAGGGAAAATTTAATTCTGAGATCATATCGTATccttgatggtttttttttttcctgatttacttttttcttttttttgaaagacttgcCATCTGTACACAGCCTCTACATTCTTAAAAAGTTACGTTGACTTAGAGCATGAGGAGGTTCCAGTGCAAACTGGACATTAGTAACAGAAAACTCAGAGTGCATGCCTTGCCATTGGTAGATTGTCAGTATAGTCTTTCTGTAGAATGGATAGCATGTTAAAGaggtgtctgtcatgaataagaaCTTCTGGGTTTAGTAGTATGTCTTGTGGAGGATATCGTAGGACTTGTGTACTTAGAGGattctgtcttcacatggcatgGCACTGTGTTGTAACCTTCACGGATGGGAATCTTTTTCACAGGCTGATTCCCCTTCTTGAGGACAGGATGCAAAAGATATTAGAGAAAAGCTCTACAGATTACAAATTTCTGTGTCTGTGTGCTCAACATGGTCCTTTTTCCTCCATAACATATGAAGGAAACTTAATTGTGTATCTACTTTCTTTGACTTTCCTGTAATCTCTGATACTTTTTAAATTGCATGAATTTATTAAGCTTGTATTCTTTAGGGAAAAGTATTACTTTTTTAGATACTTTTGTAGATTTTGAATCAAAACTCAGTCCTAATGACTTCACAAATTTTTTGTATTCTATAAATGAGTTTCATTATGATGGGCTTGATTAGTCCAAAGTTGATTTTAGAAATAATCAGGTACCATA
This genomic window from Canis lupus familiaris isolate Mischka breed German Shepherd chromosome 31, alternate assembly UU_Cfam_GSD_1.0, whole genome shotgun sequence contains:
- the SLC5A3 gene encoding sodium/myo-inositol cotransporter, coding for MRAVLETADIAIVALYFILVMCIGFFAMWKSNRSTVSGYFLAGRSMTWVAIGASLFVSNIGSEHFIGLAGSGAASGFAVGAWEFNALLLLQLLGWVFIPIYIRSGVYTMPEYLSKRFGGHRIQVYFAALSLILYIFTKLSVDLYSGALFIQESLGWNLYVSVILLIGMTALLTVTGGLVAVIYTDTLQALLMIVGALTLMIISMMEIGGFEEVKRRYMLASPNVTSILLTYNLSNTNSCNVHPKKDALKMLRNPTDEDVPWPGFVLGQTPASVWYWCADQVIVQRVLAAKNIAHAKGSTLMAGFLKLLPMFIIVVPGMISRILFADDIACINPEHCMQVCGSRAGCSNIAYPRLVMKLVPVGLRGLMMAVMIAALMSDLDSIFNSASTIFTLDVYKLIRRSASSRELMIVGRIFVAFMVVISIAWVPIIVEMQGGQMYLYIQEVADYLTPPVAALFLLAIFWKRCNEQGAFYGGMAGFVLGAVRLTLAFAYRAPECDQPDNRPGFIKDIHYMYVATALFWVTGLITVIVSLLTPPPTKEQIRTTTFWSKKSLVVKESCSPKDEPYKMQEKSILRCSENSEATNHIIPNGKSEDSIKGLQPEDVNLLVTCREEGNPVASLGHSEAETPVDAYSNGQAALMGEKERKKETEDGGRYWKFIDWFCGFKSKSLSKRSLRDLMEEEAVCLQMLEEPPQVKLILNIGLFAVCSLGIFMFVYFSL